One region of Rhizoctonia solani chromosome 9, complete sequence genomic DNA includes:
- a CDS encoding ABC transporter — protein MNHLLYLLSACLWAIPVFAHYRWTSLIVNGTLTTPYAHVRNGTNGNFPVMDVSTTNLTCNSGGEHAGSTTTTTVAAGSTIGFALDEAIFHHGVLNVYMAKAPETVATFNGSGEVWFKIYELPPITDGGNSITFPTDGMTNVTFPIPNSVPSGEYLVRIEHIALHLALNYQKAEFYVSCAQVQVINGGQGEPKPLVALPGYYTGRESGIMVNIYNPIPVNYTQPGPTHAHPASSTKSTTPQEEDDGISAGYKMSGVGIPALIVVIGVLHTIGVRLPDWPIFSEFITKEALADVAAEEDAEALSKPGSALPSDADFPNESSPLLERTIAENKKPSGWRQFTLTLIPILQIAGWTASLVHQASSGRSDSLSVIIPAATLVSWVYAGLRPNLWPSYTPYYDLLVLYTSQFVSACAFLYDGSVTVIPGDNFRWEHIGRVFDAFLTFGGITIILNMPLESSGDAQIDAEGRTPALEDHCTLLQWITFSWVSPLVALGSRQPLGEKDMWQLSRLMRTRVLMKQFSQLKRSSLLRKILAANARDMFLDLILTVLSAILDFGPPVFLNLILRAMSATPSDDLVRSSKLDELRFYVSFPVHTLLRSPNDTATGTHRPLQPQDAYFFAIAAAFCQLIKSQSDLQHLYFARRASVRIKGELVASIYEKALKRKDMSGAVGKSDTQKKGNPEDSASAPSEESSSADIGKVVSLIAADAEWISRFVTLGTFIYDAPVSAIISCFFLYNLMGWTAFVGYIALVLTLPINNFLVQKTAIYQRSVSAMRDRRMQAMNEAIQGIKFIKFSAWESRWIQRVLEARHAEVKWLSKLKLTNFFMIMVWDLVPILVAAIGFSCFTLVAKRELTVDIAFPAISTFHILSTSLSILPLTIASTVRTLVSIQRIEAYLSEEEVPDHISSLKRPPPTSHGPSETRLGCKNASFRWPTVSTPTKTINPTKPQQSSRWSRLLVVLRLRKEPSPQEAQEPTNTDEDQPFTLRDISVVFPEGVLSLVYGPTGSGKSSLLSAILGEMDRLEGESYLPKDPTYLHTKTNLKMAISYCAQQPWLEHKSIKDNILFGSTFDEGRYNATLEACALRPDLDLFEGGDETEIGEKGVSLSGGQKARVALARAVYARTQFVILDDVLSAVDSHTAEHIVHRCLRGPLLKNRTVVLVTHHVDLVLSSAGWLVQLNEGRIGIQGTPQQLREAGALLQTRELDSKEPTGETADEDGSAAGTKPEKDKKPARKLVEDEGKSTGSVRAEVYRTYLSAGSYWLFGLLVLFLTLDQTVQLLQKFWVKHWGESYETQTQDSAVSRNWFDFGFPSASRNVVPYLAMYLIIQTTNSVINVLSQVPDIWATLRASRTLYEKMLHSVMKSPTRFFDETPSGRILNRFSKDIDTVDSGIQTFMVNALTQALILLIAVGTIVYAVPYFIFPAVVIAYLHIWLSGGYVSVSRDLRRIESTTRSPIVASFSELLAGIVTVRAFGAEREFLSNMYKRLDLTQTATHYYWMCNRWLGHQGRGHCRVNRNYFTQAQQYVRSLYFGLRFWTELEQSMNSVERIQDYLELPSEPPRIIPGNRPPAYWPSATTGSLIVEDLTVNYAADLEPVLKQISFAVRPSEKIGIVGRTGSGKSTLALALFRFTDPAGGKIILDGIDITTIGLDDLRSKLTLIPQDAVLFKGTIRDNLDPFKDYTDAECIEALKRVHLPVESREIRTLDHSNQTVYVNSGELLETGPPATKAGVPKLVALTLETAVSEGGNNFSHGQRQLLSMARALLRSSNVIVMDESTASVDFETDAKIQATIREEFKQSMLITIAHRLRTVIDNDRILVLDAGRVVEFDTPKRLLENSNGIFHEMCKRSGDYEYLLRALGVSPK, from the exons ATGAATCACCTCCTCTATCTTCTTTCGGCCTGTTTATGGGCAATACCAGTATTTGCGCATT ATCGATGGACTTCATTAATTGTAAATGGCACTCTAACTACACCTTATGCACACGTTCGCAACGGTACTAACGGTAATTTCCCG GTTATGGACGTATCAACGACAAACCTCACATGTAACTCTGGCGGGGAACACGCAGgatccaccactaccaccactgtTGCAGCCGGTTCTACA ATCGGATTTGCTCTAGACGAGGCGATATTTCATCATGGAGTTCTCAATGTCTACATGGCGAAGGCTCCCGAGACTGTCGCAACTTTCAACGGATCGGGAGAGGTCTGGTTCAAGATCTACGAGCTCCCTCCTATCACTGATGGTGGAAATTCGATCACATTTCCCACGGATG GGATGACCAATGTCACATTTCCGATTCCGAACTCCGTACCCTCGGGTGAATACCTGGTTCGTATCGAACACATTGCGCTGCAT CTGGCGCTTAACTATCAAAAGGCGGAGTTCTATGTGTCCTGCGCACAAGTCCAGGTTATCAATGGAGGACAGGGAGAACCCAAGCCACTGGTGGCGCTCCCCGGATACTATACTGGCAGGGAGTCAGGAATAATGGTTAATATTTATA ATCCAATT CCGGTAAATTACACACAACCTGGGCCT ACCCACGCTCACCCGGCTTCCTCGACAAAATCTACCACCCCCCAAGAAGAGGATGACGGAATTTCCGCCGGATATAAAA TGTCAGGCGTTGGTATCCCTGCGTTAATAGTTGTAATTGGTGTGCTACATACCATTGGCGTGCGCCTACCAGATTGGCCTATCTTCTCTGAATTTATCA CTAAAGAAGCTCTCGCCGACGTCGCTGCCGAAGAAGATGCCGAAGCCCTGTCAAAGCCTGGCTCGGCTCTACCGTCGGATGCAGATTTTCCGAACGAATCAAGTCCTCTCCTGGAACGAACCATCGCCGAAAACAAAAAACCATCGGGCTGGCGCCAGTTTACCTTGACTCTAATACCGATCCTCCAAATTGCCGGTTGGACCGCTAGTTTGGTTCATCAGGCGAGCTCGGGTCGGTCTGATAGTTTGAGTGTAATTATCCCGGCAGCCACGCTTGTTTCCTGGGTTTACGCGGGGTTGCGCCCAAATCTTTGGCCTTCTTACACTCCGTACTATGATTTACTAGTTTTGTACACTTCTCAATTTGTTTCGGCATGTGCTTTTCTGTACGATGGATCTGTAACTGTTATACCGGGCGATAATTTTCGTTGGGAACACATAGGGCGTGTCTTTGATGCGTTTCTGACCTTTGGCGGAATTACGATAATCTTGAACATGCCTCTCGAGTCATCCGGAGATGCTCAGATTGATGCCGAG GGTCGTACCCCGGCACTCGAAGATCACTGTACATTGCTCCAATGGATAACATTTTCCTGGGTGAGCCCGCTGGTCGCCCTGGGATCCCGCCAACCTCTGGGAGAAAAGGATATGTGGCAACTTAGCCGGTTAATGCGTACCCGTGTGCTAATGAAACAATTCTCCCAACTGAA AAGGTCATCTCTTCTTCGAAAGATTTTGGCCGCCAATGCGCGGGATATGTTTTTGGATCTAATTCTGACG GTATTATCTGCTATCCTCGACTTTGGACCACCAGTTTTCCTCAACTTGATTCTTCGAGCAATGTCCGCCACCCCGTCAGACGACCTGGTCCGTTCATCCAAATTGGACGAACTACGTTTCTACGTTTCCTTCCCGGTCCATACTCTGCTGCGTTCTCCAAACGACACAGCCACAGGAACCCACCGACCCCTCCAGCCTCAGGACGCCTATTTTTTCGCTATTGCAGCTGCATTTTGTCAATTAATCAAGTCCCAAAGCGATCTTCAGCACTTGTATTTTGCGCGCCGTGCTTCGGTCCGTATCAAGGGCGAGCTTGTGGCTAGTATTTACGAAAAAGCGCTGAAACGCAAGGATATGAGCGGCGCGGTGGGCAAGTCGGATACACAGAAAAAAGGAAATCCTGAAGATAGTGCAAGCGCCCCATCTGAAGAGTCTTCGAGCGCAGATATTGGGAAGGTCGTGTCTCTGATCGCTGCGGATGCCGAGTGGATATCTCGATTCGTGACTCTGGGCACT TTCATATACGACGCTCCTGTGAGCGCGATTATATCTTGCTTTTTTCTTTACAACCTTATGGGATGGACGGCTTTCGTCGGCTATATTGCACTGGTCCTCACCCTCCCTATCAACAACTTCCTCGTCCAAAAAACCGCAATATACCAACGTTCCGTTTCCGCTATGCGTGACCGCCGTATGCAAGCGATGAACGAAGCCATCCAAGGCATCAAATTCATCAAGTTCTCCGCCTGGGAGTCTCGTTGGATTCAACGCGTATTGGAAGCGCGACACGCAGAAGTAAAATGGCTCAGCAAACTCAAGTTGACCAATTTTTTCATGATTATGGTCTGGGACTTGGTTCCGATTCTGGTGGCCGCAATTGGATTTAGCTGTTTTACGTTGGTAGCCAAGCGCGAGCTTACGGTTGATATTGCGTTCCCTGCTATCTCTACTTTCCATATCTTGAGTACAAGTCTCTCGATT TTGCCATTGACCATCGCCTC CACCGTCCGCACTCTCGTCTCCATCCAAAGAATCGAAGCGTATCTCTCTGAGGAAGAGGTTCCAGATCATATATCATCCCTTAAACGCCCTCCTCCAACCTCTCATGGCCCATCGGAAACTCGCTTGGGGTGCAAAAATGCCAGCTTCCGTTGGCCAACAGTCTCAACACCTACAAAGACAATCAACCCCACAAAACCTCAGCAATCGTCCCGCTGGTCTAGGCTCCTTGTTGTGTTGCGCCTACGGAAAGAGCCATCGCCGCAGGAAGCACAAGAGCCGACTAATACGGATGAGGACCAACCATTTACTTTGCGTGATATCAGCGTAGTATTCCCAGAAGGTGTTTTATCGCTGGTTTATGGGCCAACTGGAAGTGGCAAATCGTCTC TTTTGTCTGCGATTTTGGGAGAGATGGACCGACTGGAAGGAGAGTCGTACCTTCCAAAGGATCCAACTTATCTACATACCAAGACTAACTTGAAAATGGCCATTAGCTATTGTGCGCAACAACCCTGGCTAGAACACA AATCTATCAAGGATAATAT TTTATTTGGCTCCACGTTCGACGAAGGACGCTATAATGCTACGCTGGAAGCATGTGCCCTCCGACCCGATTTGGACTTGTTCGAAGGCGGGGACGAAACT GAAATCGGCGAGAAAGGTGTATCATTATCAGGTGGCCAGAAAGCCCGCGTCGCACTCGCACGCGCCGTATATGCACGTACCCAATTTGTAATTTTGGACGACGTTTTATCAG CCGTAGACTCGCATACTGCCGAACATATTGTCCACCGATGCCTGCGTGGACCCCTGCTTAAGAATCGTACTGTTGTACTAGTGACTCATCACGTAGACCTTGTCCTCTCTTCTGCTGGCTGGTTGGTGCAATTGAACGAGGGCCGGATCGGAATACAAGGGACTCCCCAACAGCTTCGTGAAGCTGGCGCTCTATTGCAAACACGGGAGTTGGATTCTAAGGAGCCTACAGGTGAAACCGCCGATGAGGATGGCTCAGCCGCAGGCACCAAACCCGAAAAAGATAAAAAGCCGGCCAGGAAGTTGGTAGAAGACGAGGGCAAATCAAC TGGTTCCGTGAGAGCCGAGGTTTACAGGACGTATCTTTCGGCCGGATCCTATTGGCTTTTCGGATTGTTGGTTTTATTTTTAACGCTGGACCAGACTG TTCAATTGCTTCAGAAATTCTGGGTCAAAC ATTGGGGCGAAAGCTATGAGACTCAAACCCAAGATTCAGCGGTCTCTCGTAATTGGTTTGACTTTGGGTTCCCTTCAGCAAGCCGTAACGTGGTTCCATATTTAGCCATGTATCTGATTATTC AAACTACAAATTCTGTTATAAATGTACTGAGCCAAGTTCCCGACATCTGGGCTACTCTACGAGCATCGCGGACCCTGTACGAGAAAATGCTTCATTCCGTTATGAAATCTCCTACTCGTTTCTTCGATGAGACACCTTCAGGTAGAATTCTGAATCGCTTTAG CAAAG ACATTGATACGGTTGATAGCG GAATTCAAACGTTCATGGTCAACGCTCTAACCCAGGCTTTGATACTCCTTATTGCGGTTGGGACCATCGTATATGCGGTCCCTTATTTCATTTTTCCAGCAGTTGTAATCGCCTATCTGCATATTTGGCTCTCGGGAGGATACGTTAGCGTGTCGCGCGATCTTCGAAGGATCGAATCGACAACTCGGTCTCCTATTGTGGCATCTTTTAGTGAATTGTTGGCCGGGATTGTGACGG TACGAGCCTTTGGTGCTGAAAGGGAATTCCTCTCGAATATGTACAAACGGTTGGACCTCACCCAAACCGCAACGCACTACTACTGGATGTGTAATCGCTGGCT GGGCCATCAAGGGAGGGGCCACTGCCGGGTTAACAGGAATTATTTTACACAGGCTCAACAATACGTCCGTTCG CTCTACTTTGGCTTGAGATTTTGGACCGAGTTAGAGCAGTCAA TGAACTCCGTGGAGAGGATCCAGGATTATCTGGAGTTGCCGTCTGAGCCACCTAGGATCATTCCGGGTAACCGCCCACCCGCGTATTGGCCCTCGGCTACGACTGGATCCTTGATCGTGGAAGACTTGACGGTCAATTATGCGGCCGATTTGGAACCGGTCTTGAAGCAAATCTCATTCGCCGTTCGC CCATCGGAGAAGATTGGAATCGTGGGACGGACTGGGTC TGGAAAATCAACGCTAGCCCTGGCATTATTCCGATTTACCGACCCTGCTGGCGGAAAAATTATTCTCGACGGTATCG ACATTACGACAATCGGACTAGATGATCTG CGCTCCAAGTTAACACTGATCCCTCAAGATGCTGTCTTGTTTAAAGGAACTATTCGCGATAATCTA GATCCCTTCAAAGATTACACAGACGCTGAATGTATCGAGGCTCTCAAGCGAGTTCACCTCCCAGTTGAGAGCAGAGAAATCCGAACCTTAGACCATTCCAACCAGACCGTCTATGTTAACTCGGGAGAGCTATTG GAAACAGGCCCACCCGCAACCAAAGCTGGAGTACCCAAGCTCGTGGCATTGACTCTTGAAACCGCAGTTAGTGAAGGAGGTAATAATTTCAGCCATGGTCAACGTCAGCTCCTTTCCATGGCGCGGGC TTTACTGAGAAGTTCAAACGTGATTGTGATGGATGAGTCGACGGCTTCG GTGGACTTTGAGACGGATGCCAA GATCCAAGCTACGATTCGTGAAGAATTCAAGCAAAGTATGCTCATCACGATTGCCCACCGACTCCGGACGGTTATTG ATAACGACCGAATTCTGGTCCTTGATGCTGGTCGCGTTGTCGAGTTTGACACTCCTAAAAGGCTGCTCGAAAATTCCAACGGAATTTTCCATGAGATGTGCAAGAGAAGTGGAGATTATGAGTATTTGCTCCGCGCGCTTGGCGTTTCCCCGAAGTAG
- a CDS encoding rieske, with product MESTCPHLGADLSHADVEFDADPEIEEMTAAVVCPWHRYDFDLKTGESSTGLKACAYPVELRDRDVWIGAPGEGEWEVVEKRPVSEDFAESSASKGVPNSSTSEATNSKITTTFETLTLEDNEPEPGTLMEWACRILSTSNPEKKVALTRKAAAAWRTGKITSSGQKKTNLVIPPDVPPRENLVTVEPGKVGKRGKAGSERSRIAILHALANIEQWAIDLAWDIIARFGSVKLAGEPLPPQFFTDWVKVAEDEAKHFSLLSSRLTQLGTYYGSHAVHAGLWDSASRTAHSLPARLCIIHLVHEARGLDVNPVTINKFKAAGDTESVKVLEVIHWDEVTHVTAGHRWFTWACNLLNEDPVQAFRREVRAHFSGALKGPFNVVDRARAGMSPDFYEDLRGEANEAKKKGK from the exons ATGGAGTCCACATGTCCTCATCTAGGGGCAGACCTATCTCACGCCGACGTCGAATTTGACGCTGATCCGGAAATAGAGGAGATGACTGCGGCTGTTGTGTGCCCCTGGCATCGCTACGACTTTGACCTCAAAACAGGAGAGAGTTCGACCGGTTTGAAAGCATGTGCGTATCCGGTTGAGCTGAGAGACCGAGATGTGTGGATCGGTGCTCCTGGAGAGGGCGAGTGGGAAGTTGTAGAGAAGAGGCCGGTCTCAGAGG ACTTCGCAGAGTCAAGCGCCAGTAAAGGGGTGCCAAACTCTAGTACCTCCGAAGCCACGAACTCTAAAATCACGACCACGTTCGAAACACTCACCTTGGAGGATAACGAACCGGAACCAGGCACGTTGATGGAATGGGCGTGTCGAATTCTTAGCACATCGAACCCTGAAAAGAAA GTCGCACTTACGAGAAAGGCGGCAGCAGCCTGGCGAACAGGAAAAATCACCTCGAGTGGCCAGAAGAAAACTAACCTTGTAATCCCACCCGACGTTCCCCCTCGGGAAAATCTTGTGACAGTTGAACCCGGTAAAGTTGGAAAGAGAGGCAAGGCGGGCAGCGAGCGAAGTCGTATCGCCATTTTGCATGCGTTGGCAAACATTGAACAATGGGC AATTGATTTGGC GTGGGATATAATTGCCCGGTTTGGATCAGTAAAACTAGCAGGAGAGCCACTCCCGCCACAATTCTTTACTGACTGGGTCAAGGTCGCTGAAGACGAAGCCAA GCATTTTTCTCTGCTTTCCTCCCGTCTCACCCAACTCGGCACCTACTATGGCTCACACGCCGTTCATGCTGGCCTATGGGATTCGGCATCCCGGACAGCCCATTCCTTACCTGCTCGACTATGCATCATCCATCTCGTACACGAAGCAAGAGGACTAGACGTTAACCCGGTTACCATAAACAAATTCAAAGCAGCTGGGGACACCGAGAGTGTCAAAGTACTCGAAGTCATCCACTGGGACGAAGTCACG CATGTCACAGCCGGTCATCGATGGTTTACATGGGCCTGTAATCTCCTAAACGAAGACCCGGTACAAGCGTTTCGACGCGAAGTGCGAGCACACTTTTCTGGTGCCCTCAAA GGTCCGTTCAATGTTGTGGACCGAGCACGCGCAGGCATGAGCCCAGATTTTTACGAGGATCTTAGAGGCGAAGCAAATGAGGCAAAGAAGAAAGGGAAATGA